The Manduca sexta isolate Smith_Timp_Sample1 chromosome 20, JHU_Msex_v1.0, whole genome shotgun sequence DNA segment aatacaataaataaagaaatataatatttattgtaacactTTAGAAGTTAACAATTTTGTGGTACCTCGGCGTCTGAACTAGGGTATCCTGTGTCTCAGATGCCGAGATTTTAAAGAACAAGGTGCTACTCACGAAGCGCTATAAATTACAACTAATGCAttgatacattaaaatataaaaataaaatacacttagAATTACAAAGACACAGTGTGATAGATATAAAGTggtattttgtataatactaaaatatagttTGATATTGTAACCGACTTTTTGGATGACTAAtacctcagtccaccccgtgaccatgaagggtgcaaagtcttcgaaacgtcggaagaaattaaaatagaaaaactgcgattaaattcataaaaattgttttatttcaatgtcgaacattcacggaaacataagaaatcattcgaTATAAATAGGTAGGTTAGGCTATCTTTTTATATGAgatgtatacaatatttttgataagtatttgtttataagTCCACACACCGGGCGATCACACCAGCATAGATATGCATTGTGCAGCCACACAATAGGAATGTGCAATTACCCTCATTGAAATCACACACAAACAGAAATGACAAAGGAGTTTGATTTCATGACTAAGGTGATCCCTTTAGCCGTGGTACAAAATAAACGCTTTAAATACAATCTTTGTACGTAAAATGAAACAAGTAGTGTCGCGTACAAGAGTTACGTTTTAGCCACCCGTTGGGCACGTTTACTGACCGACGCCCACAGTCTATTTTCCATATAAtctgaaatttattataattattttgcatcGTTTTATTGCGGATATACGTATTTTCCTTGAGATAAATTGTGTAAAGGGAAGAGGAAGCTCGAATGATTAAAATGGTTTACCTAAACGACAAAATCTTACATTTTAAATGCATATATAGCGCAAAAACAGGGCGACATTTtggtttgtatttattatttaattcccgTAAAGAGAAAACATTCTATACAAAAATCTACACCAAGCAAAGAACATAATACGATTATAACAAGAACCAAAATCCAATACAAAAACAGTCAAATCACAACACAGACATAACATACCTTTTATTAATCATGCACACATTACGCGGCTAGTTTATGACTGCATCAATTATGCCTAAGCATATCCTAATTACCGTAATGTTATTAGCTCGTAGGGTGGCAGACTGAAGGGTCAAGAGGGGTAGTGGGATGAGTGTGGGCGGGATTGTTCACGTGCTCCGAAACACTGATGTGGACGGAGTACGTAATTATCTATTAAGGTAAACAGTTATGTTGTATGTAATGTCTATTGCGAATTGAGACACGGTAGGAACAAATCCACTTTgtaagcaaaaactagttactGATTATGTCAATAcggtttataaatataatctaaaaattgtttattcgtAGAATTACAATGAAAAGAATGAGAATTTAGATTACATCAAATCTTTTACTACTTTCTATTAAACATCGTGTAATAAAGAAACAATAGCGTTTAACACTTCACAATTTAAATGGAAAATTGGTAAACCTATTCATCTCTTTGGATTGATAGAGAGagacaatcattttttttatttcatataataataatttagccCTGTAATATACCTATACTGCAGTGGCTAAGGATccgtataacccgattcttgtcgggttcccttttgtagtttatgtaaaatctaattatcattagtattaatgcagaccacatttatagCATAAGTATTATTAGCACTAATATGTTGTGTCgcgttcccttttggaaaatttcacccttcgccactgatatactGTCCTCTGctgcgcacgggcctcctctactactgagaggatttaagCCTAGTACGggctggcagacttcacatacctctGAAATTATTTGTGAAGACTTCTCAAGTATATAGGTCTCCTCTCCTCCTCCTCTccaaaatattttccttcactattaaagcgaacgatactttattgataaacaataaatacaaaccTTCGAAtaatcagagatgtgtgccaTGAATTATGAGCTAAAAGTAATTGGACAGTAACGCATGAAGCCATAATTACACAGTTTCAGCATAATTAGATCGATAGCTACCTAGCTTTGATGGACTTATTAGCAAAATGGATTTTGCATGTAAACACGGAAGAGTCGTTggtgtacattaaatatttgattatcaGAATTCCATATTTAGGttgtttacaaatatgttagtacttaaataaaaacatatgtatactttatattatatgaacTAATTTTAAGATACGCTTCAAATTTtgcgttaaataaaaatcttgtttataaaattaaattacatgtgGTCTCTaccttaattacaaaattctaTTGAGAGgacaattatttgtatttgaattttgtaatttaaagttactTCAAGCCTTCCAATTTTGAATGTTACCAAAAAatctctttttatataaaaatcggtAGACGCAAGGATATTaaggcttaaattttaaaacaaggtGTAAGTAAAATCACAGTATGTCGTCTTTGTAATTAAGCAAAGAAGCCGTCAGAAGACGGAGGGTTGCGTCGACTAGAATGTTCTCGGATCTCATTTCCATGCAAATGAGGGTAGTACTCGCTATACATCAGATGATAGTATGTAGGCGCGATAATATCTGCAATGACTGAACAATTCATTTCAATAGACATAACTTCATCATATACGTGAGTTAggatcattaaaaataatttcgtatacgaatattcttatatttattcatcACCATAACAAAATAGATTTCTTACATTTTACGAGTATGTACAATTTAATGTTTAGTCAGTTCTTATAAGAAGATATCAATTAACATAGGTCATTATAATCAGCTTGGCAAATTGCAATTTACCAATAACTTGGCAGTTAATTAGATACAACATTAACTTTTAACATTAGTCGAATTCACAATTAAATTGAGCCAAACATTTTGTTCTAAGTTTTACTGGTTTCGCTTAAATCTAGAAACATACagctaattaattatttactcgTCAGTTTTGTGTCTTTTACGATCATTCTCTACGTCATCAATTAGTTGAAGTATCCCcattttcaattttcttttttccttTGTTGTAAAAGATTTGATATCTGGCAATATACTTTTGAAGAACTGTAAATCCTCATTATCATCCTCTTCACTTCTAGATTTCTTATCAGTCTGTGAAGAATCTTTAGATGGATTACGGCTAGGACTTGAGAATTCTAAGATATCTACTTTAGATTCCTTATTAGTAACATCTGGTTTAACATCGGCTTCCCAATCATCTAAAGGATTGTATTCATTTGAAGAATCATTATGATTTGCTTCTGTATAGTTACAACAGTCTTCAAATATTCTTGTATCTGATTGATCTTGATTTGTTATTCTGTAATGAATATTAAACTGATTAGTTTTGGAATTTAAGTGCTACCAAAAAGATTAAGAACCTTAGAGAAATACATACAGTTTCGGTCGAGTAAATGGCTCCAAAAATTGTAAATGATCATATAGGTAATATTTCTTGCACGCACCAGTATTGAGGCCCaaaagtttgtttttgtatCTATTAAATGATGATCTTATACCTTTCCATTTCACTTTTAACTCCTCcactgtaacaaaataaatattcttaggGCCTTATATCCTAGTAAACGCTAATCGTCGAATAGGGCGACCAAACACAGAAGTCAAACAACTAAATAAATGTTCGCTCGTTgttccaagcaataaaaaaaattatggaaaacaaaAGAGTATCTATATCCATTAATTATTCTATACGATAAACATACTTCTAACCACAGAAATGTCTCTAAGAACAATGCAGAgaggatatatattttaaacgcgCTTTTTTTGAAACTAGCACTTTCTACGGGTTTTCAGCATGTTACCAGTTCGTATAATGACGTCATTTGCATAGGctttatgaattaatataattatttaaagcgTTCTGTGTACTTAAGGAACgatgtagaaataaaatagtgCACCAACCAAATGATAGTCAGTTCAACGAAACTATTTTGATATATGATAGGGATCATACCTGTCGCTATATTAAGCAAATCCAAAAAGTCACAGTATTATAATCTagattaatacttattattgttGCTCAACCAAATAGCccaaatttcacataaaaatatcaattgaaAAAACTTACATACTCGAGGTAATATTGGCGCAATACATTATTTAGGCACGCCACACatattatttggtttaatttttacgAACGGCAACCAGTTATCCCCCTCTTGGCGTTCCAGTCTTGTgcaaatcatataaaaatgagCTAGGAATTAAACCATCGGTCTCGTGTAACTTGCTACTAGCCAATAATAACAAATACCAACtttcacatataaaatatttaattatacataaatttaattaattactaaaatatttagcattaaataaaattttaaagtttcaatGCCCTAAAGAAGTCTAACGGtccatttgaattattttaggcCAATGGAAAGACAaggaaaatggaccaatcagaatattaatttatttatttatttattataagttctccaAAAAAGATAACACCTAAATCAATTACcgcttaacataaaaataaaatatggtataaaacaaTGTGCATCTTACATTTAAGGAGACACAGCATGCATTAagtatttcagaaaaaaaaagaaagaaagatataaaataaacgtattgaacaaaaaaaaaaaatattttgattgatttattctgCCATTGATCCGTAATTATCGTTTAATATAATCGTAATAATCCATAATACATATTGACAGTTACTACGTAATAGATTTGGCCTTTCGAACATTCACTGAATtcaactgcaatccattcaaactgactttaatatggtcaatattgacagcttgtggttatgcACCGAGtagcgctcatgatataaaaactcgagtctaagtgtaaacctaaatttgaataaaatatattagtcaaataagtaaaaatatttgtcgttcaagtgaataaataggttataacagcgacgtttttattgccattttaattcagattttgaacaaatacttagtttatatggacgttcgtgtctatggAATATACGTCAACGGTTGGTACAACTTCATCATGTCTCACCTGTGCATTCTTCATTGAGTTCCCTTCGCACGTCGTCAGCTATCTTTTCCCAAGCCAATTCAGCGTGCCTTGTTCTGTAACCGTCTAAACTGTTGTCATAAATCTCTGGGTATCCCTCTACAATCTTCACGAACTTTTTCATAAGCAGCTGATCGTCTTTCATGTCTTTCATCTGTTAATACGGAATTATTTTAGATATGACATAATTTTGATAGGAAAATCACGTGaagatctggaaatctttactGGATTAGACGGAgtgtaaagaattttaaaaaatcgtcACCCCACATTTATCTGATATTGGGGGTATTTGAAAGACAGTGTTCGCCTACCAGATGACCCACTTACACTCTTATTCGTCTTTGGGATTCACTACATGATTTTGAAGGACGTCCTACTCAGATTTCGATTCCCGCCAATATTTCAAACACAACAGGCGGCATACATTTTATAGGTTAAGTCTTCCCTATTTTCGCGATTATTGATAAAATGCGtgtaaattgcaatatttaatattttaaagtacctttcctgttttttataaatacaacgaTGCTCGAACtatgttcaaaattattttaaagttttaagaagaatattttaatacacgGCAAATTTAGTTTCGCGCCATCTATTGACAAATTAAGCGTAACTTTAACATCAATACTATACCTCTCACTACAAAATTGTGCACGCTTACACAATATATCTAGTTTAAGCAAACATTGCAGATGCCTgagatataatttatacaaactaCCATTTaacttataaacaatattaatataacagcAATATCAACGCTTATAAACTGCAAACCATCACAATTTCGAGTCCAagaatcataatttaaaaactctCACCGCGCAACTCCTTAGCGTAGTCACGCAAAATTAGATTTTACTGCGTTAAAAACAAGGCTTATACTTTTGAATCATGTCAAACGATAAGCTACAGATTAAGAATGCacaatacaattaatactatgtttgtatataattaaaaaaactgtgAAACTTACATGGTAAAGTTCGAAAATACAAGGAAAAAACAGTTTACGTGATAAAACACTGTGACCTTACACTCAACTCGTAGTATACTGATGCGCCACACGGCCACGCCACGATGCGTCCCTCTCAACACAACGTGAATGTTAAAGCGAGATAAAGCGATGCGGTCGAGGGGCGCCACAGCAACGCGTTGTTGCCAAGCCGCTGCCCGCGTCACGTCGCCTCACTTATCATTTGTTTTACGCAATACAAGCAACCTGTGCCGACGGTATTTAGCCCTACAGTACATCAAAATAAGGTTCATTTTTTAAAGCGCATTGCAACTCAAAGTTGCAAACGGTTTGGCGCGAATCCGTTCGTGACATGTGTCGGATAGCCACATAGAGCCGCTTGTCAACAGGTATTTTAAGTAGTGATAATTACACTCAtgtataattatgattaatgtaaagttaaatgatttaatgttttactttttgaaattattagcATATATGAGTGATAGTAAACTCACGCGCATAGGCAGACAAggtcaatattaataataattgtattaggGAACTTACCGGTATCATTGTATAGCGTCGACCGTGTCCATTGTTTGACTTTCTCCCCAGCGAACTTACAATTTTGACTGCAATGGATTCGTTGTATTTACTACCTACTTCCAGTTGGCAGGTAGTCTGTAGttttattattccatttttGTAGGTACGTCATTCGTTGACATACGTTGAATATTTCAAGGTCACGAGAAAAAGTTAAactattttagtaattatatagTTATGACGAGAACTGTTGTGTCCTTGAGATCTGTATTGTAATATTGAGATCTGTAATTCTGAATATACTTAATCAAATTATAAGTTGGTATAAagagtaaaaattttaattaataaatgactaTAAATATGTcacaataagtacttacttacttacttaatacTATAACTtatgtgaattatttaattaaataaacagagTAACAGTTCCCCAACATATagacttaaaattaataaatatttgtagacaAAAAATTCATTAAGTACATGAATCAAACTTATAATCGCTCCTTTCACAATTGGCTCATACCTTTTTACTCCACCGAAGctgttatcatcatcatcatcagccctatattaaatactgtcccattgctgggcacgggcctcctctggtactgagagggattaggccttagtccaccacgctggcctagtgcggattgatagacttcacacaccctcaaaattccaatagagaatttctcagatatgcaggtttcgtcacgttgttttccttcaccgttaaagcaagagacaattcacaaagaatgcccacatattttttttatttttttagaaatctcagaggtgtgtaccgttgggttttgaaactgcggacattcgtctcggcagtccgttcaacacccaactaggatatcgccgctttttaccaAAGCTgtacctataaatatataaatatgcatattttatacTCCAAAACTTTGGTATCGACTAACATTCAACCAAAGAGCCGATTTTAGTATGAAATATCCTCCAAAAACATCCACCTACATATTATTTTTCCCAGAAAATCGTCTGTTGCTTAGTGTCTGGAGTTATAACATAATTTCTGTAACGAAAATCATtagaagaaatataaataataaatatttttacgaaatacgcaatataaaaatattatattattttttcataaattataacaatatccaTGTGTATTATAGTTGAGTAACCAAAATGAGTAAATATTCAGTTCAAAGAAATGAgttatttcgaaaaataaattttagcaatttcatagacatttttatcaataaatatttttaatcagtgaCAAATGAAGTAAGTAATCACTTTATATCATTTAAAGGGTagaaaaaccaataaaaatatagactgcaaaataattacaatatttccgATTACTTAACCATGGAACATTTTATTGAAACAGGGATCAAGTTGGTTCACGGTTGGTAAGAATCGCCAGCGGATGATCACTCTCAGATCTCGATTTGGGAGAAGAGAGTCGCACTCATAATGTCCCGACCTTTAAAAAGTGGTATAAGTGTTTGGTGATATATTAGAACTGTGGAATTATCGAAATCTATAGCAAACTTTACGATACTATAGCGCTTCAGTTATCTGTTACTATCCCAATCAAACTAATCCGTTTATTGTATGCGATACGCAAACATACCTTTAATctattttaaggttatttttttagtattacttATACAGTTATTACCAaacaattatacttatttacaatttataatataggcAATTTATCTCTAATACGACAAATGGAATATGAATTCCCAGtttaaactattaatatttacaatatgatGTCTTCATCTATATTCACTAGGTTTAGATAACATTTGACCTACCCTTTTAAAATGTCGaacgatattttataatttaacccTTAAACGCAACAAAGTATAGAAGAGTTAAGCCtagtattttattcatatttgaatcCTTAAACGCAACAAAGTATAAAATGGGTAAAGCCAATGATTGTGCTAAGCAGTAAGCACGTATCGATTGCAGCGCGCGTTCCATGGAGCGCGGCGCGGCACCAGTGGCGATGACACATCTGCCGGGAGAAACACGTGGCCTGAACACCTTTTGTCTACCAGCTTGAACGGCACTCGCCGCTCGGCACCCACCTTTTTTCCAATCAAACTATTTATAAACTGTCACACTGCTCTAGTAAAATTGTGCAAGCATTCAACGTAGTCATTGCAATTTTTATAGTTGAGTGTTAATGCGttttaaattggtttagtagtttatCGTATTAGGTCTAGTTGTGGATGTGTTGTAGCACTTGACGTCGAACttaggttattatttataatctatatctagATATCTATCTCCAGATAAATACCATTATTCACAAGCCATCtgtcaaaaataacatttcatttCCTACCAAGTCTTGTTGCATACATTTTCgatagaattttatattgttaattgtataGTGGCTCCCATAAAGggatttattgatatttttttcaaaatgtaagtAATCCCATGTAATTAAagctacttttattataaacccTGTCACTGGCCTAGCTGGCCCTTTCCTCAACCAGTGGCAACGGTAGTGGAGATTTaccaatattcaaaaaataaaggtaattttCAGTTGATTTTGCTAAAATATGACTATCATTCTGTTGACATTGTTTAGAAAATAAAGCTTAAACACACACGTaagttcataataataaatacaaaatttcccAAGGACAACAGACAAATGTGAACACACGTGAGGAGCCGCGGGTAAACGTAGGTAATTTATGGTTCAAAAATGCATAACATAAGAAGCTAAAACCCAAAGACAGTAAACTTAAGAGACATAACTCGCACGTCTTGTCTACCGATTGGTCGGCAGGTGATTATGACTCGGGACAGGTGCTAcaaaattataacctcaaaatggCAATATATGTACATCGCAATAATTAacgcaattttgttttattctaaaaaaatatggcgTATGCACATTTGTCTGTGAAAGGTCACGTAAGTGACTACATTATTCAATTATTCGTAACAGAGACaatcaattgaaatattaatttatttacgattACATGATACCATTTTACGCTTGTTGACAGAATTAATTACGAGGAAATatgaaaagaataattattgtgaaGGGATGTAACTTTGATTGATAAACAGATTTAGattaatcattataattgaAACCAATaggtatgtttatatttaattgtatgcTTACCTAAATCTATATCTTAGCTTATAATGCTACCAACAGCAAAGATTCAGATAAATACataagaactataaaaaataatttacaacgaATCCAACTTAAGTCAAAAAAACCTCTAATGGACATAATATTCTGTTCGAAAACAATGCAGACATATGTTCAACACCTTTCATAAACCGGTCGTATGAAGGACATCCGCTTTTtggtggaataaaaaaaatcgagttCGACATTCTCACAGGAACCACTGCGTATCCGGTGCGCGGGCGCAGAATAAAAACGATCATTTGTTAATGTCGGCCTATTGGCCCACCAGGTAACCGAGCTTCGATTTTGTGCAAAGCCCAAATCCGTCAATGTCATTCATTCGATGCGAGACAATTGAAATTATGCCACCGTGTAATAGATTTGTAACAAGTTAATAATTCAAGATATCAAAGTCAATGAGTGCATCACGAATTGGTGTTTTAGCTTTCATATCAAATTTACTATGACTAGAAATAGTATAAACACCGATGCATTGTTTAAAAAGTTGACgcttatagataataattacaaCACCAAACCTTAAGACTCTAGATGACCTCTAAAAACGACCCACTGTAGTGAGTCACTGgtgcatttatttttaccaCCTGTAGGTGTTGTGGTCCAACGGGcaggaaacatttttatttcgacAATATATAATcgaaaagtaaataatgttgtaGTAACAGACATTACGGGTTTTACTCAAACTTCTTTTACAGCGTAATAAAGTAAGCAATTACTTGTTTaagtattgttaaaataaaatttcataatttataataaggtaGGTACAATGAATTAAGCGCTTAGATCATAAACAAACGgtataagtacctacataaaaaGTCCGTAGCATAAGTGAGTTTATATAGTAATGAGAGGAATTACGAATTGTGAAGATTCGTGGGATCCAATTAATAGGAATAAAATATGgactaaacaacaaaataaatagacatgtaatgatttatttcaCACCTCATTGTACTCCACCACTCCTAGATAGCTTTTATGTTCCGAAAGTAGTGCAACTGTATATTCATGTGTCAACCGTCtaccaaaaaataatgtaagaacTCTCTATGGAACGGTATGATGACCTctaatctacatacatacaaatgaCTTCCACGCATGGACAACAACAATAATTCGAGATTCTTGCAAACTTTCGACAGCACCGACCGAAGCTCGGAATCGTTCTTAGCACAAGCCAATAAAGTTCTAAAATGTAATAGCAGAGATTGATGCGACGGTACAGAAGCTGTCAGTACGACGTTTGGTAATAGTTAAGTGAAAGGCTGGATACGTGAGAAACCCAACGCCTATTCTAACAATGCCATATTTTGCCGTCGTGTGATCGAtctgagtaaatattttattcccacTGTAGTCGAGCTAAGTGATTGTAGATTACACACCGCCATTACGGGAGAGACGGTGATGGTTTGCGATCATTTGCATGGTGAAAAGATTCTCAAACAAAACAAAGGAAATTTTATTGCTGTCAAGGTTCTTTGATGTTTCGACTTAAATCGTGTTGTTATTACTTCGGGTAATGAGCATGTCTTCAAGATTACTACAATGATGtattaagaaacaaaaatgtataaaatattcattttaactaataagtatatttagtcAGTTTACTTTTTCACAATAGAACAATATTTGAAGTGTAGTCCACCTCATTATAGCAAAGCAAATTGGCTAGATAGGTATTGAACCATTAAGTAGTAGCCAGTTTTTAATTCGGCTACAGCTGCCAATCTATGTTTTAAAGTgtttatattcacattttgaagaACAAATAAAGCAATCAAGAATAAAACGAAATGTAGTCATAGTGAAGTCGATATAAACACGgaacatttcaaaatttacGGCCTACATTGTCATTTCACGAATACGTTCAGTAAAAGCTTTCAGGTGGAAGCGAAGTTTGCATTTTGACGTCAGTGGTGGCAGACATGCGATCctatatttaacatttcattgTGACCCGACCTAACTTGACCTTTCTTTTTGAGGACTACGTTCTTTGCCTGTCGTGGTATTCTTCAAGGATACAACGTAAACGTAATAGGTCGATATTGATTTCGCAGTTTG contains these protein-coding regions:
- the LOC115456426 gene encoding uncharacterized protein LOC115456426 isoform X2 produces the protein MKDMKDDQLLMKKFVKIVEGYPEIYDNSLDGYRTRHAELAWEKIADDVRRELNEECTVEELKVKWKGIRSSFNRYKNKLLGLNTGACKKYYLYDHLQFLEPFTRPKLITNQDQSDTRIFEDCCNYTEANHNDSSNEYNPLDDWEADVKPDVTNKESKVDILEFSSPSRNPSKDSSQTDKKSRSEEDDNEDLQFFKSILPDIKSFTTKEKRKLKMGILQLIDDVENDRKRHKTDE
- the LOC115456426 gene encoding uncharacterized protein LOC115456426 isoform X1; protein product: MIPMKDMKDDQLLMKKFVKIVEGYPEIYDNSLDGYRTRHAELAWEKIADDVRRELNEECTVEELKVKWKGIRSSFNRYKNKLLGLNTGACKKYYLYDHLQFLEPFTRPKLITNQDQSDTRIFEDCCNYTEANHNDSSNEYNPLDDWEADVKPDVTNKESKVDILEFSSPSRNPSKDSSQTDKKSRSEEDDNEDLQFFKSILPDIKSFTTKEKRKLKMGILQLIDDVENDRKRHKTDE